Genomic window (Spirosoma sp. KCTC 42546):
AAAAAGAAACCGTCACACTGAAAGATGGGACGCTGGCACTAGAGGGCGGTTCGATGAAAACTGGGGGCTTCCTGCGGTGCATTGCTACCGTTGAACTGGATGGAAAGGAGTACCGGGGGCTCACAACGGCTGGTTTTGAACCACAAACAATCCAGCCTACCGTAGCAAACCCCACCGATTTTAAGGCCTTTTGGGACAATGCAAAGGCCGATTTAGCCAAGGTGCCCATAGATGCCCGCCTGACGCTCTTACCCGAACGATGCACCGAACTTACCAACGTGTACCACCTGAATCTACAGAACATTAACAACTCCCGCTTCTACGGAATTTTGTGTGTACCGAAGAAAGAGGGGAAATACCCAGCTATTTTACGGGTACCAGGGGCGGGAGTAAGGCCCTATAACGGCATGATTGCCGAAGCGGAGAAGGGGTTTATAACCCTCGAAGTAGGTATTCACGGAGTGCCTGTTACTATGGACCCAATTGTGTATGAAAACCTGGCGCGTGGCCCACTTAACGGCTACCAATCGGCTAATCTTGATGACCGCGACCGGTATTATTATAAGCGGGTGTATCTGGGCTGCGTGAGAGCCGTGGATTTTCTGACGAGTATGCCGCAATATGATGGGCAGAATCTGGCCGTTACGGGCGGAAGTCAGGGTGGTGCCTTGTCAATTGTAACCGCTGGCCTGGACTCGCGTATCAAGTGGTTGGGGGCGTTCTATCCGGCTCTGGCCGACGTGACCGGCTACCTTAACGGGCGGGCAGGCGGCTGGCCGCATCTCTTCACCGGAAATGAGCTGGCATTCAATAACAAGCCTGATCGCATTAAAACAACGGGTTATTATGATGTAGTTAATTTTGCCCGGCTGGTCAACGTGCCGGGTCGATATGCCTGGGGCTTTAACGACGAAACCTGTCCGCCCACCTCGATGTACGCTGCTTACAATGTGATCCCTGGCCAGAAAACGCTGGATATATCGTTTATCGACACTGGACACTGGACATACCCTGAAGAAACCGAGAAAATGACCAATTGGCTGCTGGCGAAGTTAAAAGGCTGGAAGTAAGAATTTATTTAAACACAAAGAGCGCAAAGGACATCGCCAAGGTCGCAAGGCTATAAATTCTTTGCGTTCTTTGCGATGTCCTTTGCGCTCATTGCGTTTAAACATTATGCAACTCTTTGTCAATTCCAACCTCAACGATACGCTTAAAGCGGAACTTCAACAGCAACTTTCTTCCGACCAATTTGCTGGAGCGGAACCAATAACCATTGTATATCGGGATGAGCTCCCTAAAGCCGAACAGGAAGCGGCCTTGCAGTCGGCAAACCTCATCATGGGTAATCCACCGGCGGCCTGGTTTGCCAAGGCCTTACCCAATCTAAAATTCTGGCAGTTGGACTCCGCAGGGTTCGATGGGTATAAATCGGTTCAGCTTACGGCCACCATCGCCAACATGGGTAACTATTTTGCACTCCCCTGTGCCGAAACAATGGTGGCCGGCATTCTGGCGGTCTATCGGTGTATACCTGAATTGACACTACTGCAAGCTCGCTCTGAATGGGTGGGTGCTCCCATTCGGGCCCGCACCAATTTGTTGTGGAAGAAGCGAGTGGTTATTCTGGGAACCGGAACCATTGGTCAGTCCGTGCGCCAGATGCTAACCGGTTTTCAGTGCGAGCTGTACATGCTGGCCCGTACCGATCCGCAAGCCGATTTACACACGGCCGATGAACTCAAAGCGCTCCTGCCAAAGATTGATATTGTTGTCAATTGCCTGCCCGGTACTGCAACCGGTTTTTTCTCTGCCGATCTGATCACCGCAATGAAGCCCGGTAGTCTATACGCAAATGTGGGCAGAGGCAGTACTACCGACGAGCCAGCCCTGATAAGCGCGCTACAGTCGGGCCATCTGGGGGGGGCTGTACTTGATGTCACGGCAACCGAACCCCTTCCTGCTGATAACCCGCTCTGGACACTGCCGAATGTGGTTCTCACTCAGCATACGGGCGGTGGGCAGCCCAATGAAGATGCTGGAAAGGTCGATCAGTTCCTCCGAAATCTAGCGCTTTTTCTGGCTGGTAAGCCCGTTGAAACTGCCGTGGAACTGGGACGGGGTTATTGAGATGGACACTAAACTTATTTTGCGGGATTAGCCTTTTAATGGCTACTATGCCCGTTTTTTCAAGTTTTTTTTGTATATTTAAGGAGCCGAACGAGT
Coding sequences:
- a CDS encoding acetylxylan esterase, whose protein sequence is MKKLFLPGLLVIWFTNALAQPVERLVKVIVTPDHADWLYKIGEPVKFTISVYKSNVLLRGAKLRYEVGPEKMEPTKKETVTLKDGTLALEGGSMKTGGFLRCIATVELDGKEYRGLTTAGFEPQTIQPTVANPTDFKAFWDNAKADLAKVPIDARLTLLPERCTELTNVYHLNLQNINNSRFYGILCVPKKEGKYPAILRVPGAGVRPYNGMIAEAEKGFITLEVGIHGVPVTMDPIVYENLARGPLNGYQSANLDDRDRYYYKRVYLGCVRAVDFLTSMPQYDGQNLAVTGGSQGGALSIVTAGLDSRIKWLGAFYPALADVTGYLNGRAGGWPHLFTGNELAFNNKPDRIKTTGYYDVVNFARLVNVPGRYAWGFNDETCPPTSMYAAYNVIPGQKTLDISFIDTGHWTYPEETEKMTNWLLAKLKGWK
- a CDS encoding D-2-hydroxyacid dehydrogenase, with the protein product MQLFVNSNLNDTLKAELQQQLSSDQFAGAEPITIVYRDELPKAEQEAALQSANLIMGNPPAAWFAKALPNLKFWQLDSAGFDGYKSVQLTATIANMGNYFALPCAETMVAGILAVYRCIPELTLLQARSEWVGAPIRARTNLLWKKRVVILGTGTIGQSVRQMLTGFQCELYMLARTDPQADLHTADELKALLPKIDIVVNCLPGTATGFFSADLITAMKPGSLYANVGRGSTTDEPALISALQSGHLGGAVLDVTATEPLPADNPLWTLPNVVLTQHTGGGQPNEDAGKVDQFLRNLALFLAGKPVETAVELGRGY